The genomic interval ACAATAGCCATAGACCACCATAGACCATATATACCATAGACCCCAGAAGACTCATTACATACAAGTTATTCATATTTCAGTGTCGAGGAATaacacacattcagtgatgttgaggtctgggttCTGGTTCCAGTGCATTTTCTGAAAATTGTCttcttctgtgtctgtttgtttgtttgtttgtttttctgtaagaACCTCTTCACAGTTCTCCATCTTTTCAGACCCAGATACTCTCCGTTTGGACCAGACCCACACCCTTTCAGGCCCATAGCGTCGTAGGCAACAATGTGACAACTGAAATTACTATCTTgaagatacatatttttctttggacggTTGTAAAGGAGAAGGGGGAataaccttaactttcaatggaaatcaatataaagaaattttattccaataattttagagcatttctattggtccattcatcatgaatttttTACAGAGTGTGAAGGACAACAACTGGGTTCAAATTGAGGtcatacatttaaaatggagatacatgtttttcattggagagCGACAATAGTGATGTAAACAAGTCACTCAGCATCATTTGGGAAGAGTTATCTACTGCAGAGAAAACTACAGACTCCACTttcttcacagtggtggtggAGGGAGTCAGTAATAATCCCGATACTGTGATTCCCCTGTGGTTCCAGGATTAGACTTTGTTGTGGATGAGGGAGGGAAAGGAGGCCAAAGGTCATGGTGTGAAACAGAGGAATTCATTCCCACTTCCTGATAATGTTACTCCAGTAAATAGGGTTGTTACACCTATAAAATACCATTTAATGTTCCCAAATAGGGCCTATTTAGACCATTCACTAGGCATCGAACCCCGGGACCTGTGTGTTTTCACTCACGCTGTGGTACTGTGATGCACTTTAAGCAGAAGCTGATGAGTAAGGACTTAAGGCCTGAGTTAACCCTCTGTTTTTCCTCCTGTTGTAcagaagagtgtgtgtttaaagctCGTGAACTGTGGGAGAGGACGGGAGCCGTGATCATGGCTGTGAGGAGACCTGGATGATTCCTGTGCAGAGAGGTGAACACATTACAGGCCAGAAATGCTATGATCTGTACTGCCACACTGGAACAGCACGGAGGACACGGGTTCAGTTCCCAGCTTTGGCAGGAATGCCTCTTTAATATTTAGAATATATGGCAAACCTGCTCTTctagcattgtgtgtgtgtgtgtgtgtgtgtgtgtttttgtgtgtgtgtgtttgtgtgtgtttttgtgtgtgtgtgtgtgtgtgtttgtgtgtgtgtgtgtgtgtgtgtgtgtgtgtgtgtgtttgtgtgtgtgtgtgtgtgtttgtgtgtgtgtgtgtgtgtttgtgtgtgtgtgtgtgtgtgtttgtgtgtgtgtttcaggaagcCGCTGAGCTGTCCTCTCTCAGACCCCAGCTGGACATTCTCGGGGTTCCTCTGTATGCGGTGGTTAAAGAGAACATTGGAACGGAGATCCATAATTTCAGACCCTACTTCAATGGAGAAATCTTCCTCGATGCAAAGgttatttacatttaagaattataataataataattatataattaattcagTGATTTGGTTGAATAACATAACTATCTTTTGTCCAGTAGATGGTGCTGTATCTCAGGTGAACTTTGAAACATTCCTACCCTTTTTTTGAGAGCTCATAGAAagattttgcatgtgtgtgtgtgtgtgtgtgtgtgtgtgtgtgtgtgtgtgtgtgtgtgtgtgttttagaaagGTTTCTATGGCCCGAGGGAGCGGAGGATGGGGTTCTCCGGGTTTCTTCGTGCTGGAGTGTGGAGGAGTGGATGGAGGGCGTTTCAGAACGGATACTGGGGGAACATTTGGGGGGAGGGCTTTGTCCTGGGGGGAGTTTACGTCATCGGGCCAAGGCATCAGGTCAGTGTATTCCAGGGATTCTTCAGACTGGGCGTCAGGACCCCAAATGGGGTTTTGGGGGACATTGACAAGttctattattgttttattttttattttacaaattattaaatggacggcacagtggagcagcaggtcgtgtctctgtcacagctccagggtcctggaggttgtgggttcgagtcccactccaggtgactgtctgtgaggagtgtggtgtgttctctctgtgtctgcgtgggtttcctccgggtgcccaactggaacacacattggttggcggaatgatgactcaaaagtgtccgtaggtgcgagtgtgtgagtgtgtgtcgccctgtgaaggactgccactccctacagggtgtgttcctgccttgtacccagtgattccgggtagactctggacccaccaccgccctgaactggataaatgttacagacaatgaatgaatgaatgaatgctctaAGAGTGAATTGGGTCATGGGCTCAACACCTTATTGGACACATGCATTATGTTCAttagtaaaaatataaacatgtagTTCATAGGAGTAGTTTGCTCTACTGGAACTAAGGAGATGTATGAGATTAAGCATGAGACCTGCCCTCAGACACTGTGggttattttggtttgtttccaCAGGGGGTTCTGTTAGAGCACAGGGAAATGGAGTTCGGAGACAAAGTGAAAACATCTGACGTCATCCAGGCTGTGAAACGGATCCAAACTGAATTTCTGCCTCTTCGTTTGAGATAGATGGAGTGTGATAAGTGCTGGTGTATCACATTAAGATTCTTTCAGGACGTCATAGTGCACTCCCAGACTCCACAGCGCTGTGATCCAACAGTTCCCTGGTCCATCCGAATATAACCCatcacctcctcctccctctgacCATGGAGATCACCACTCAGCTCCGAGACCTTCTCTGCCACTGTCATTGACTCACCAGTGTTCAACAGTGTTTATGAAACCCCACGAGAGAATGACTTGTCTCTAATATGACCCGCGTAATGTCTTACTGTCCTCTCAATAAGAGgtgtttaactgtgtgtgtgtgtgtgtgtgtgtgtgtttgtttgttggggtgtgtgtgtgtgtttctaagaGTGTGTTTATGACAGGCTGACTCGAAGCTCTAGTAAGGGAGCAGTCTTGATGCTTCACACTCTGAACACATCACAGtcactctatacacacacacacacacacgggggggggggggggggggcttgaaCACCACAGCTTTcaataaagcaataaaaaaattaaacgtgtgttttatcattattcattatcctttaaaaacatgcatcttctGATGTATTCATTTATCACTTCCCTCATAATttattcactgtccactttacATCCTCCGTGTAGCCCAcgctttagtgtgtgtttacgcATCCTTTAGTgtgtatttattgtgtgtgtagctgtggaactgtgttctctggggtgaatCCACTCTGGgacgagttggagtggtgtctgAACTAATCactaatcgtccaacatcagcaGCGTCCATGACCTCACTGATGATCTTGTGGCTTAATGCTATCAAGTGcccacagctatgttccaactCCTAGTGTACAACACACTTTTACATCCACTGTGACCCTGTGTTTATGTCCTGATCTGTCCCACATCATGTGGAGGACAAcaatatctctctctgtctgtctgtctctctctctctctctctctctctctcttgcgctctgtc from Hoplias malabaricus isolate fHopMal1 chromosome 3, fHopMal1.hap1, whole genome shotgun sequence carries:
- the selenou1b gene encoding selenoprotein U1b, with the protein product MELVTRTVSSVGAVIAEALRSFTELFLSQPLCATVALLGETELKTLEGEECVFKARELWERTGAVIMAVRRPGUFLCREEAAELSSLRPQLDILGVPLYAVVKENIGTEIHNFRPYFNGEIFLDAKKGFYGPRERRMGFSGFLRAGVWRSGWRAFQNGYWGNIWGEGFVLGGVYVIGPRHQGVLLEHREMEFGDKVKTSDVIQAVKRIQTEFLPLRLR